A region of ANME-2 cluster archaeon DNA encodes the following proteins:
- a CDS encoding alpha/beta hydrolase encodes MKMKVNDIELFYEVHGEGEPIIFSHGWMCDCSVWNSQIEFFSEKYKVIAYDQRGHGKSDKPKSDYSIETLSNDLYSLIQELNLEKVILVGHSMGGMTAITFALNHPDKVSKLVLVGTSAKMNFSGYIQIWIMMHIFSYESFARGMIDLLYDPSEQVKKEAFDRAMNTQKFVSYDCATEFMKNYDKRDRVSKIKVPTLIVVGEKDKATPVKMSRYLNREIKDSKLKIIPDSKHMVIIDKANELNEIIDMFIG; translated from the coding sequence ATGAAAATGAAAGTAAATGACATTGAATTATTTTATGAGGTACATGGTGAAGGCGAACCAATCATTTTTTCTCATGGATGGATGTGCGATTGTTCGGTATGGAACTCTCAAATTGAGTTTTTCTCTGAAAAGTATAAAGTGATTGCGTATGACCAAAGAGGACATGGCAAATCGGATAAACCAAAATCCGATTATTCTATTGAAACATTATCGAATGACCTGTACTCTCTTATACAAGAACTAAATCTTGAAAAAGTTATACTTGTTGGTCATTCGATGGGAGGTATGACAGCTATCACATTTGCATTGAATCATCCTGATAAAGTCTCTAAACTGGTATTAGTTGGCACTTCAGCAAAAATGAATTTTTCAGGGTATATCCAAATATGGATCATGATGCATATTTTCTCTTATGAGTCATTCGCTCGTGGGATGATTGATTTACTGTATGATCCTTCTGAACAAGTTAAGAAGGAGGCGTTTGATAGAGCTATGAATACCCAAAAGTTTGTAAGCTATGATTGTGCTACAGAATTCATGAAAAATTACGATAAAAGAGACCGAGTTTCCAAAATAAAAGTGCCAACACTAATTGTTGTTGGCGAAAAAGATAAAGCAACACCAGTGAAGATGAGTCGATATTTAAATAGAGAGATTAAAGACTCAAAGTTGAAAATTATACCAGATAGCAAGCATATGGTGATAATCGACAAAGCCAATGAATTAAATGAAATTATAGACATGTTTATTGGATGA